ATCTTGATATAAGCTGTAAACTTCCGAAATTACCCTACCCCGATAATTTGGCTGTTCCTTGGCGAATTCCTGGGGTGATAAACCCTGGTTTTTGGCATTACTAATGGTGTAGCGTACAGAACGAGGTTCAAATTTCTTGTCATCCAAATTTAACTGCTTGGTGACAATCTCCTTAACTAAACTTTGAGCATCACTATCATCAAAAATCGAAAAATTACGGTTCCAAGTACGTCCTCGTTCATCCTGATACTTCTCAATATCTAAGCGGAGAATCCGCGACAAAAGACTATGGAAAGTGCCACACCACAAGTCTTTGATATAATGTCGCCACACCTGCGATCGCAACTGAGTTTGTTGATGTTCTGGTAATAAATCGAACTTTTCCCCATACTCAGACAGAGCTAACTGCTCGGCAAACAATTTTTGGATCCGCTCCTTCATTTCCCGTGCAGCTTTGTTGGTAAAAGTTACCGCCAAGATATTCTCTGGGTCAACCCGATGTTGTAAAATCAGATTGGCGATCCGATAGGTAAGTGCCCTTGTTTTGCCAGAACCTGCACCCGCAACGACTAACAAAGGTCCACAAAAATGCTCAACAGCACGGCGTTGACTAGGGTTAAGATGGCTTAGGAAATTTGTGGTCATGGATGGGAGGATTAAGACAAAGCATCGCTATTAGTTAGGCTACACTATCCTACCGAGTATTTTGAATTTTAAATTTGATATTTAATTTTCATCCCTTCCCCTTAAACCCTGGATGAGACTAATTGAGTCTGCCGCTTCTTTCGCCACAGACCACCAACCAGGTATAATTGTGTGATCAGTTTGGGCTAGTCTTTGCAATTTGGGTAATGCTTGCTCCACAACGACTGCTCCCACAGCAAAACATCCCCAAAACCTCACCTCAGCTGCCAAATCATCCAAAGATTCCAGCATCACCTGTACCGCACTGTCATAGAGATTTGTGGGAATATCCTCAGAAAGCTTATTACCTAACCCTTCCAAAGCTTGCGATCGCAGTGATGGAGGTTCATTTTTGTTTCCTGCAATTTCCGTGAGTACTTGAATTAATTCTGGGTTAATTTGGCAATTCGTCAAGAAAGAGACTGTATATGCTGCACTTTCTCGCTGAGATACGTCAACACCCCTAGTGAGAATCTCGAATAAACCAGTCAGATGTTTTGTAGTCGCAATCAAACTTAATGCAGTTGCTGCATGCATCCACAACTCCCGACTTTGACTAGATAACACACCCATCAAAGTATCAGCGTCATCATCATTTCCTACCTTTCCCATTAACCAAACAGCTATTTCTGCTTGCTGAGGGTTGAGAGTCTCAATCCAACCGTGACTACGAGAGCTAAAACCCAAACTTTCCAACATCTCAATATCAGCTATTGATTCTGGAAATTGATTCTTGACTTGTTGAATATTCATGATACGTAGGAGGAAGAATTAAAATAATTCGTAATTCGTAATTCGTAATTCGTAATTCGTAATGCTCCCTGCGGGAGAACTAACGCTAACGTAATTACGTTTTGTGACGGAGATTTAAACCCCGAAAGTTGGTTAAATATAAAACCTTCAAATCCTGCTCTGCAAGTTAGTAAATTTGATAAGATTTATTGAGCTTAGTTTATATTATGAGCTTTTAAGAGATAAATTATTCTTGACTTGCTCTGTGCAGAATCGGAAATAATACATCAACCAGCTAAATATTCCTAGGAGCTTAAAGTATTCTTCCACAATGTGAAAGTTATGCATTTCCTCTGGTGTCATATCTAAAATTGTAGAGATTCCAAAAAACATGACTGTCAATGCGAGGAAGAGGGGACGAGAAGCTAATATTAGTTTACCGAAAAGCAAGATAAAAGTTGCGAATTCTATGCCATAGATAGCAAAGACTAGCATTTCGGCAAGATTTTGAGAACTGCGGGAAATTTCTGTCTTAAAACCATAGATAATAAAACTAAATTGTTCATGTAGTTGAAAAGTATCATCAAGTAATAGTTGTGTGGAAATGATTCCGGAAAACAAAAGAAATAAAAATATATTTTGACTGAATTTCGTTGTGTTATTAGGACGTAAAATCAAAGCAGAAAATATACAAATAGCACTGGTTGCACACCAACAAAAGCTACCAATGAGAGAAAACATTCCCACGTAGGCAGGTTGATGACTCACTTCTGTGGGATCTGCCACTAGCTGATACATGGAAATACCTGCTA
The Calothrix sp. 336/3 DNA segment above includes these coding regions:
- a CDS encoding HEAT repeat domain-containing protein; this translates as MNIQQVKNQFPESIADIEMLESLGFSSRSHGWIETLNPQQAEIAVWLMGKVGNDDDADTLMGVLSSQSRELWMHAATALSLIATTKHLTGLFEILTRGVDVSQRESAAYTVSFLTNCQINPELIQVLTEIAGNKNEPPSLRSQALEGLGNKLSEDIPTNLYDSAVQVMLESLDDLAAEVRFWGCFAVGAVVVEQALPKLQRLAQTDHTIIPGWWSVAKEAADSISLIQGLRGRDEN